From one Deinococcus detaillensis genomic stretch:
- a CDS encoding type II toxin-antitoxin system PemK/MazF family toxin, whose product MRRGDIYVADLGAARSGGANKHRLVVIVSADSLNRTVARLGAGAVTIVPLTSNVTRVYDFQVLLLAEETGLEQDSKAQAEQIRTVSFARLSKASVGQVPATLMTRLDAALRLHLSL is encoded by the coding sequence ATGCGGCGCGGTGACATTTATGTCGCCGATCTTGGTGCGGCCCGGTCTGGTGGAGCGAACAAACACCGCCTGGTGGTCATCGTCAGTGCCGACAGCCTCAACCGCACGGTGGCCCGGCTCGGTGCAGGCGCGGTGACCATCGTGCCGCTGACCAGTAACGTCACCCGCGTTTACGACTTTCAGGTGCTGCTTCTGGCAGAGGAGACGGGCCTTGAGCAGGACAGCAAAGCCCAGGCTGAGCAGATTCGTACGGTTAGCTTTGCGCGGTTGAGCAAGGCCTCAGTAGGTCAGGTGCCTGCCACCTTGATGACTCGTCTGGACGCCGCACTCCGGCTTCATCTGTCGCTGTGA
- a CDS encoding antitoxin, with the protein MTIGKISVSLEQPLLDFLVQYQESHQVRSKSEVVARAIMLLRDQSLEAQYAQALTEWDESGEAEVWDVAVSDGLEGHDAAR; encoded by the coding sequence ATGACGATAGGCAAGATCAGCGTGAGTTTGGAGCAGCCGCTGCTGGATTTTCTGGTGCAGTATCAGGAGAGCCATCAGGTTCGTTCCAAATCCGAAGTGGTGGCTCGGGCCATCATGTTGCTGCGTGACCAATCCCTCGAAGCTCAGTACGCGCAGGCGTTGACCGAGTGGGATGAGAGTGGCGAAGCGGAAGTCTGGGACGTGGCTGTAAGCGACGGACTCGAGGGCCACGATGCGGCGCGGTGA
- a CDS encoding ParA family protein, which produces MKTIAVLSLKGGVGKTTTSVYLAAVAVAAGHSVTIIDADSEHSAHRWSSHAQLPFDVIEGDPDRLARQVRAAQVGNQLVIIDTPPNSRELLLRAASLADIALVPVAPTGLEIDRLRPTLELLADIQAQREALDVAILLTRYNPRRRLAREAEEALIGLPVLTTRIRELEAYKAAFGAGPTDLDEYAAVWKELME; this is translated from the coding sequence ATGAAGACTATCGCTGTACTCTCCCTCAAAGGAGGAGTGGGCAAGACGACCACCAGCGTCTACCTCGCCGCCGTCGCTGTCGCCGCTGGCCATTCCGTGACCATCATCGATGCTGACAGCGAACACAGCGCCCACCGCTGGTCGTCACATGCCCAGTTGCCATTTGACGTGATCGAGGGCGATCCGGACCGACTCGCCCGTCAGGTCAGGGCGGCACAGGTGGGTAATCAGTTGGTCATCATCGACACGCCGCCCAACTCCAGGGAACTCTTACTGCGTGCGGCCAGTCTCGCAGACATTGCCCTTGTCCCTGTTGCCCCCACGGGTTTAGAAATCGACCGCTTGCGCCCAACCCTCGAGCTGCTCGCGGATATTCAGGCCCAGCGTGAAGCGCTTGACGTCGCTATCTTACTGACCCGCTACAACCCACGGCGGCGGCTTGCCAGGGAAGCCGAGGAGGCCCTCATTGGACTGCCTGTCCTGACCACCCGCATCCGGGAACTTGAGGCTTACAAGGCAGCGTTCGGTGCTGGACCCACGGACCTTGATGAATACGCTGCCGTATGGAAGGAGTTGATGGAATGA